The following are encoded together in the Planctobacterium marinum genome:
- a CDS encoding efflux RND transporter permease subunit, whose product MIESVIRWSISNRVLVLLVTVLIAFAGLFAVKHTPVDAIPDLSDVQVIVKTSYPGQSPQVVQDQVTFPLTTAMLSVPGAQTVRGYSFFGDSYVYIIFDDDTDLYWARSRVLEYLSQAASNLPESAKPQLGPDATGVGWVYIYALTDRSGQHDISQLRSIQDWFLKYELQTVPGVSEVASVGGMVKQYQVQVDPDKLRAYNIPLSHVQMALKRGNQEMGASVLEMAEAEYMVTASGYIQSSTDIEQIPLGLNEQGTPLTIGDIAVVGLGPQMRRGIAELNGEGEVVGGVVVMRFQENAQKTIAGVKEKLASLQSSLPEGVEVVTVYDRSDLINRAVDNLWQKLGEELLIVALVCAAFLFHLRSAFVAVVTLPLGILVAFIIMYLQGINANIMSLGGIAIAIGAMTDGAIVMIENMHKHMEKTPLNEQNRWQIVAKATSEVGPALFFSLLIITVSFLPVFILEAQEGRMFTPLAYTKTYAMAASAGLAVTLVPVLIGYFIRGKVTSEQANPLNKALIALYKPILAKVLQYPKITIAFALVVTIVGFYPINKIGSEFIPPLDEGDLMYMPTTYPGISIGKARELLQQTDKLIRTVPEVQNVFGKVGRADTATDPAPLTMIETFIQLKPKAQWRVGVTTESLKAELDSLVKFPGVTNAWVMPIKTRIDMLATGIKTPVGIKVAGPELSVIQDIGSEIERILQDVPGTASVYSERVAGGRYIKVDILRDKASRFGLNIADAQQVVSTAIGGMNVTQTIEGQERYPVNLRYPQDYRDSPEKLARLPVVTPSGQRIALGDVADIRIETGPPGIKSENARINGWSFIDIDGVDVGSYVQQAKAVLAKELDLPAGYSVNWAGQYEYMERAKAKLAYVLPMTLAIILLLLFLNFRRFTEVAMIIGTLPLAMIGGLWLLYLEGFNFSVAVGVGFIALAGVAVEIGVLMLVYLNQAFKDAQQSAITNATPISLRQYQQTLLQGASLRARPVIMTVATIILGLLPILYGTGTGAEVMSRIAAPMVGGMTSALLLTLIVMPAVYSLIKTRELDRFNRQFN is encoded by the coding sequence GTGATTGAGTCTGTCATTCGTTGGTCCATCAGCAATCGGGTGCTGGTATTGTTGGTGACCGTGCTAATCGCTTTTGCCGGATTGTTCGCCGTTAAACACACTCCGGTGGATGCCATTCCGGACTTGTCCGATGTGCAGGTCATTGTTAAGACCAGCTATCCGGGACAATCACCCCAAGTGGTGCAGGATCAGGTAACCTTTCCACTGACAACGGCCATGTTATCGGTACCCGGTGCTCAAACGGTGCGGGGCTACTCGTTTTTCGGTGATTCCTATGTTTATATCATCTTTGATGATGATACTGATCTGTATTGGGCCCGAAGTCGGGTGTTGGAGTATCTGAGCCAGGCGGCGTCAAACTTGCCTGAAAGCGCGAAACCGCAACTGGGGCCTGACGCAACGGGGGTCGGCTGGGTATACATCTATGCCTTAACTGATCGAAGTGGACAGCATGATATTAGCCAGTTGCGCTCAATTCAGGACTGGTTTTTAAAATACGAATTGCAAACTGTTCCAGGGGTGTCTGAAGTGGCCTCTGTAGGCGGTATGGTGAAACAGTACCAGGTGCAGGTGGACCCGGATAAACTCAGGGCCTACAACATCCCTTTGTCCCATGTACAAATGGCCCTCAAACGCGGTAATCAGGAAATGGGGGCATCAGTACTGGAGATGGCGGAGGCAGAATACATGGTAACGGCCTCCGGCTACATTCAATCCAGTACCGATATCGAGCAAATCCCACTGGGCCTGAATGAGCAAGGCACGCCATTGACCATCGGAGATATCGCGGTGGTGGGATTAGGGCCGCAAATGCGTCGTGGTATCGCTGAACTCAACGGTGAGGGTGAAGTGGTGGGCGGTGTTGTGGTGATGCGCTTTCAGGAAAATGCGCAAAAAACCATTGCCGGCGTTAAAGAGAAGTTAGCTTCATTACAATCCTCTTTGCCAGAAGGCGTGGAAGTTGTCACGGTTTATGACCGCTCTGATCTGATCAATCGCGCAGTTGATAATCTTTGGCAAAAACTCGGTGAAGAGTTGTTGATAGTCGCCCTGGTTTGCGCTGCTTTCCTGTTTCATTTGCGCTCAGCATTTGTGGCGGTAGTGACCTTACCTTTAGGGATCTTAGTGGCGTTCATCATTATGTATCTGCAAGGGATCAACGCCAATATTATGTCTCTTGGTGGGATTGCTATTGCCATTGGCGCCATGACAGATGGTGCCATAGTGATGATTGAGAATATGCATAAGCATATGGAGAAAACTCCGCTCAATGAGCAAAATCGCTGGCAAATAGTGGCAAAGGCCACATCTGAAGTAGGACCTGCCCTGTTTTTTAGTCTGCTTATAATCACTGTATCCTTTTTACCGGTTTTTATACTGGAAGCTCAGGAGGGCAGAATGTTTACGCCCCTGGCTTACACCAAAACCTATGCCATGGCGGCATCGGCGGGTTTGGCCGTGACTTTGGTGCCAGTGTTAATCGGTTATTTCATCCGCGGTAAAGTTACTTCAGAACAAGCAAACCCCTTAAATAAGGCGTTAATTGCGTTATATAAACCGATTTTGGCTAAAGTGTTGCAATACCCCAAAATCACCATCGCGTTCGCTTTGGTGGTCACCATTGTTGGGTTTTATCCCATCAACAAGATTGGCAGTGAGTTTATTCCGCCCCTGGATGAAGGGGATTTGATGTATATGCCAACTACTTATCCGGGCATTTCCATTGGCAAAGCCCGTGAATTATTGCAGCAAACCGACAAGCTCATTCGCACCGTGCCAGAAGTGCAGAACGTATTCGGCAAAGTTGGGCGAGCAGATACAGCCACCGATCCAGCACCGCTCACCATGATCGAAACCTTTATTCAATTGAAACCCAAAGCGCAATGGCGAGTGGGGGTTACTACTGAGTCATTGAAAGCCGAACTGGATAGTTTGGTGAAATTTCCGGGAGTCACTAACGCTTGGGTGATGCCCATCAAAACCCGGATAGACATGCTGGCAACGGGCATTAAAACCCCGGTGGGTATTAAAGTGGCTGGGCCAGAGCTGAGTGTTATTCAGGATATTGGTAGCGAAATTGAGAGGATTCTGCAGGACGTGCCGGGCACCGCTTCGGTGTACTCCGAACGAGTTGCAGGTGGACGATACATAAAAGTGGACATACTTAGAGATAAAGCTAGTCGTTTTGGCTTGAACATCGCTGACGCACAACAAGTGGTATCCACCGCCATTGGCGGTATGAATGTCACTCAAACCATAGAGGGACAGGAGCGCTACCCGGTGAACCTGCGTTATCCACAAGATTATCGAGACAGCCCGGAAAAGCTGGCGCGACTGCCTGTGGTCACGCCATCAGGTCAACGTATAGCGCTTGGTGATGTAGCTGATATTCGCATCGAAACTGGACCGCCGGGGATTAAGAGTGAAAACGCCCGTATCAATGGCTGGAGCTTCATTGATATTGATGGGGTTGACGTGGGCAGTTACGTACAACAAGCCAAAGCAGTGCTGGCTAAAGAGTTAGATTTACCCGCGGGGTATTCCGTCAACTGGGCCGGACAATATGAATACATGGAGCGTGCCAAAGCCAAGTTGGCGTATGTGTTACCCATGACACTAGCTATTATCCTGTTGTTATTGTTTCTCAACTTTCGTCGTTTTACTGAAGTCGCAATGATTATCGGCACATTGCCTCTGGCCATGATTGGCGGCTTATGGCTATTGTATCTGGAGGGGTTCAATTTCTCCGTTGCCGTGGGAGTTGGTTTTATCGCGCTGGCGGGGGTTGCAGTGGAAATTGGGGTACTGATGTTGGTTTATCTGAATCAGGCATTCAAAGACGCACAACAATCAGCGATAACAAATGCTACTCCCATTTCGCTCCGCCAGTATCAACAAACTTTGTTGCAAGGGGCCAGTTTGCGAGCGCGGCCGGTGATCATGACGGTGGCCACCATTATTTTAGGATTGTTACCTATTTTATATGGCACCGGCACCGGGGCCGAAGTGATGAGCCGTATTGCAGCACCTATGGTGGGCGGCATGACCAGTGCCTTGTTATTGACTTTGATTGTCATGCCGGCGGTTTATAGCTTGATAAAAACAAGAGAGCTAGACAGGTTTAACCGACAGTTTAATTGA
- a CDS encoding substrate-binding periplasmic protein — MLRRGALYGILCSVLLMAGKTAADEILFVAEQLPPIHFINSQKQADGFLVKLAQAAADRAGLPSRVELMPQARAFEQSTSQSNVFMLSLLRSDTREKQFQWVGSVYETKAFLIGLAERSDIQLSSLEDAKSLVVGTVRGYFSEYWLRQRGFSDKHNLGLAVQYDHLWGMLFKGHVDLVLTNALSQNLEINKAGYKPEQVKRYLALPELTRELYIATGLNTNKKIVEQLSSGLESMKVDGTYQALKAEWLD; from the coding sequence ATGCTTCGCCGCGGCGCTCTCTATGGCATCTTGTGTTCAGTGCTATTGATGGCGGGAAAAACGGCGGCAGATGAAATTCTCTTTGTGGCAGAGCAACTGCCTCCCATTCATTTTATCAACAGCCAAAAACAAGCCGATGGTTTTTTGGTAAAACTGGCGCAAGCGGCGGCCGACAGAGCAGGGCTTCCTTCCAGAGTAGAGCTGATGCCCCAAGCTCGAGCCTTTGAGCAAAGCACTTCCCAAAGCAATGTATTCATGTTGTCTTTGTTGCGTTCTGATACCAGAGAAAAGCAATTCCAATGGGTCGGTTCGGTATATGAAACTAAAGCGTTTTTAATTGGTCTGGCAGAGCGTAGCGATATACAACTCAGCTCTCTTGAAGATGCCAAGAGCCTGGTGGTTGGCACCGTGCGCGGTTATTTCTCAGAATACTGGTTAAGGCAACGAGGATTCAGTGATAAACACAATTTGGGCCTTGCGGTGCAATATGACCATCTCTGGGGCATGTTATTTAAGGGGCATGTGGACCTGGTATTAACCAACGCCTTATCGCAAAATCTGGAAATCAATAAAGCGGGTTACAAGCCGGAGCAAGTGAAACGCTATCTGGCTTTACCTGAGCTCACCAGAGAGCTGTATATCGCCACCGGGTTAAACACCAACAAAAAGATTGTTGAGCAGTTAAGTAGCGGCCTCGAATCAATGAAAGTCGATGGCACTTACCAGGCATTAAAAGCAGAGTGGTTAGACTAA
- a CDS encoding MbcA/ParS/Xre antitoxin family protein: MSFFHDAKMTEKWLNHPCQLFDNATPLELYSTAEGRKKILNYLDTCNGESGSSLPK; this comes from the coding sequence ATGTCATTTTTTCATGATGCCAAGATGACAGAGAAGTGGCTCAACCACCCCTGTCAGCTATTCGACAATGCCACACCATTAGAGCTGTACTCCACAGCAGAAGGCCGCAAAAAAATCCTCAATTATCTGGATACCTGTAATGGGGAGTCTGGTAGTTCATTACCCAAATAA
- a CDS encoding flavin monoamine oxidase family protein codes for MAEFELDVAIVGGGVSGVYSAWRLQQAYGDTQKIAVFEYSNRIGGRLYSRIIPGLPNVVAELGGMRYIPEDHIMVKTLVNELGLQTKNFPMGSSLPLDPNDPNSPVAHADNNLFYLRGEYFRYRDFAECPDRIPYKMNWSEKGYGPENLQVKVMNLICPGFADMSLCEQMQLKVFGKEIWKYGFWNLLERVLSNEAYQFMKDAGGYDANVANASAVTQLPATEYSDDTVFLTLKDGFQSLPLTLAANFDAMPGGVLPCGERIYMNYRLDEVKLREDENSSYELIFYPTETDSAGKTHQCNDAEPIIVHTKKLILAMPRRSLELIKSDFFNDPWLKENIPSVLIQKAFKMFMAYERPWWRSLGLVAGRSVTDLPIRQTYYMGTECEQEGGENTMNSLLMASYNDIETIPFWKGLEKGEQYLGFLPNQSRCSIEGEEVVLKHEFQITQDMVESAQRQIEALHNQKELPMPYSAVYQEWGEDPYGGGWHEWKANYRLDEVMCRMRHPVVEQDIYIVGEAYSYEQGWVEGALNTAESTLESFFGLDKPDWLVNDPDYPEWLEANHGFSFLPVPCPDGCQCNQNKPPFTCSNCGKTLNEVTEFAYEGINHVQK; via the coding sequence ATGGCAGAGTTTGAGTTAGATGTAGCGATAGTGGGTGGTGGGGTTTCAGGTGTTTATAGTGCCTGGCGGTTGCAACAGGCTTACGGTGATACCCAGAAAATAGCGGTATTTGAATACAGTAATCGCATTGGTGGCCGACTGTATAGTCGCATAATCCCCGGTTTACCCAATGTGGTGGCCGAGCTGGGGGGAATGCGTTATATCCCGGAAGATCACATTATGGTGAAAACCCTGGTGAATGAGCTCGGCTTGCAAACCAAAAATTTTCCGATGGGCTCTTCACTGCCTCTCGATCCCAATGATCCCAACAGCCCGGTAGCGCATGCCGATAATAATCTGTTTTATCTGCGCGGTGAATATTTCCGCTACCGCGACTTTGCCGAGTGTCCGGATCGCATCCCCTACAAAATGAACTGGTCAGAGAAAGGTTATGGCCCGGAAAACCTGCAGGTAAAAGTGATGAACCTGATTTGCCCCGGCTTTGCCGACATGAGCCTATGTGAGCAAATGCAGCTCAAAGTATTCGGCAAAGAAATCTGGAAGTACGGTTTCTGGAACTTGCTGGAGCGGGTACTGAGCAACGAAGCTTACCAATTTATGAAGGACGCTGGTGGTTACGATGCCAATGTGGCTAATGCCAGTGCAGTGACTCAGTTACCGGCCACGGAATACTCAGATGACACAGTGTTTCTCACCCTAAAAGACGGCTTCCAGTCTTTGCCATTGACCCTCGCAGCTAACTTTGATGCTATGCCCGGCGGCGTATTGCCTTGTGGTGAGCGCATCTATATGAACTATCGGCTGGATGAAGTGAAGCTGCGGGAAGATGAGAACAGTAGTTATGAACTGATATTTTATCCCACAGAAACCGACTCGGCAGGTAAGACGCACCAATGTAATGATGCTGAACCCATCATCGTACATACCAAAAAGCTGATTCTGGCGATGCCACGTCGCTCTCTGGAACTCATTAAATCTGACTTCTTCAACGATCCGTGGTTAAAAGAAAACATTCCGTCAGTGCTCATCCAAAAAGCCTTCAAGATGTTTATGGCTTATGAGCGTCCCTGGTGGCGCAGTCTGGGATTAGTGGCAGGCCGTTCGGTGACCGACTTGCCCATTCGCCAGACCTACTACATGGGTACCGAATGCGAACAGGAAGGCGGCGAAAACACCATGAATTCCCTGTTGATGGCCTCTTACAACGACATCGAAACCATTCCTTTCTGGAAAGGTCTGGAAAAAGGGGAGCAATACCTGGGCTTTTTGCCTAATCAAAGTCGCTGCTCTATCGAGGGGGAAGAAGTCGTATTGAAACACGAGTTTCAGATTACCCAAGATATGGTGGAGTCGGCCCAGCGTCAGATAGAGGCATTGCACAATCAAAAAGAACTCCCCATGCCTTATTCTGCTGTTTATCAGGAGTGGGGCGAAGATCCCTACGGTGGTGGATGGCACGAGTGGAAAGCCAATTATCGCCTGGATGAGGTGATGTGTCGGATGCGTCACCCGGTGGTTGAGCAAGACATCTATATCGTCGGCGAAGCCTACTCTTATGAGCAAGGTTGGGTAGAAGGGGCGCTTAATACTGCTGAGTCCACCCTTGAGTCGTTTTTTGGTTTGGATAAGCCCGACTGGTTGGTGAATGACCCTGATTACCCTGAATGGCTTGAGGCTAATCACGGCTTTAGCTTTTTACCGGTGCCTTGCCCGGATGGCTGCCAATGCAACCAAAACAAGCCACCGTTTACCTGCAGCAATTGCGGTAAAACCTTAAATGAAGTGACCGAATTTGCCTATGAGGGGATTAATCATGTCCAGAAATAA